Below is a window of Drosophila nasuta strain 15112-1781.00 chromosome X, ASM2355853v1, whole genome shotgun sequence DNA.
GCTTTATTTGAAAACCAACAATATGATGTAGTAAACtataattttatacatttaaggTTCTCCGACACTTTATTCTTCGACGTTGCGAGGCAGAAATTTGATGTTTATGCCATCGCGAAAGCGCAATACCATCTGCGCCATCAGAACAGGCTCCTCCAAGGGATCAGCTAGCTGTAAGTGGAAGCTGTCCACAATGCGCACCGTGAGCAGcttcatcagcagcagcgaataCTTGCGTCCAATGCACACGTGTGGACCACCCGAGAAGGGTATGTAACTGTAaggaggcggtggcggtggcgtcTCTTTGTGTTGCTTATCAGGCAGCCAACGATCTGGATTGAACTCATAGGGTGCGGCAAAATAGCTGGCATCATGGGCCAAGCCATACATATTAATCCAGAGCGTGACGCCAGCGCAGTAGCGACGACCGCCAATTGTTGTAGTTTTGGTCGTCTGGCGACCAGTGCTGGGCACAATGGTGTAATGACGAAGTACCTCCTTGATGAGAGCGTCCAGATAAACCAGCTGATTGAGGGCATCCAAATTGAAGGCGCCGCCAGGTGGCAACTTAGCCACTTCGACGTGCAGACGCCGCTGCACATTAGGATACTTGGCCAGCGCATACAGCACAAAACCCATGGACGCAGTGGTCGTGTCAACGCCCTAGACAAAAAAATGGATTGAATGGTCACACTGTCTGAATGTTTATAGCTGTGCAGCATATCGATGTCGACAGTCGATAGCCCTGGTTACTCACCGCAAACACAAAAGTGTTGACCTCGTCGCGTATTTGCTGCCTGCTCAGCGGTGCCGAAAGCAGTGCATCAAGCAGAATGCGTGGTTTACGCTGCACTTCgtcctcctgctcctcctcctcctgttTCAGTTGCTTGGCTCGCTGCTCTATGACCCCCTCCATCAGCGTGTGTATCACATCTAACTGCGCGCTCAGTTCTCGCCACAGTGCCGTGCGTTTAAATACAAAGTCAGAGGCCAACATCGGATTGATCATACGCTTGAAGAGCAGTTCGCCGCTGCGATGAAACGCCGACACAATGGGtgagtgctgctgctgctcttgagTATTCAACTGATGGCCCATAGAGGTGTCCACTATGGCATCCAGCAGGCAAGCAAACAGATGATCGGTCACCTCAATGGCGACGCCCTTCGTTTGCTTCAGTCGCACCAACAGACGATCGGCATGCTTGGCCACAGCTGGCGCAAAGCTGCGCAGTAACTGCGGTTGAAACGCTGGCGTCATTAGGCGACGCTGTGTGGCCCAATAGCGGCCATGGCTAATCAAGAGGCCGTTGCCAATCAATGGGGATAGCTGTTGAAATGTGTCCGCCTTGAGCAGCGTGGGATCGTGTAGCGCCTGCTGTGTCTCCTCGGCGGTATGCAGAAACACCCAGAGCTGTGGCCCCAGCCAAAGGCGATAGGTGTCGTTAAAGCGTTCGCGCAGCTCTGTAAACACCAGAAAGATGACTGCAACAACCAACTGCTTGAACTGCTTTCACTGCTTGCTATGCACTAAACACTGCTTACATGCGACTTACATTCTGGCTTCAATTTGCCCACCATCTGCGCATTGCCCAGCAACGGCATCGCCCAAGGACCTGCCAAACTGCTGCCCAGGAAAATCAGCTCACGTTTGCTCCAAACCAACAGCAAGACGAACATCAAGCtaaacagcaaccacagcagcgcCATCGTGAACGTTTCGTTTGTCGCACACTTCGAGAACTGATTAAATGCTGCGACCACTCGCTCAATCAGTTGCTGATTGCTGCTAATCAACATGCGATATCAATGCATATAAATCCAATAGGGATTTGGGTTGCAGTTCAGCGTATGCTTTACAGCGTTTAGCTCTGCTAAATGCCAACGCTGTTAAAGAGCAATTGACTTAATTGGCAATTGaagaatttgaaattttaatatttattgactAATCTTCGAAGTGCATTGTAGATATTTTAGAATTACTTTCTATGTTCTCAAAtaatgttttgttatttatattgacAATAATGTACTGactatttaataatttaaatatattaaataaagcaacaaaaagcTTATTTTTGGGCTACCTCAAGGTAAGTACTGGTAAGTAATTCAATACAAGCACATCGAAACCTCTGCAATTACATGTAATACGCATAGTTTGCTAAAATTTGCTTCAAAAGCAGCatgaaagtatgctacacaaaATATCTGCTGCTTGCGTTTGGTGTAAATCCACTTGCTACTCcattatgttcgcctggtatttcaacTGCTCTACGGGGCAGTTTGCAAGGAAATTCATTCAAGGGTTCATGAAAcctttatacatacatacatacatcatacacacatacatcgcCCCGAACAGCCCAAAAGTGCACAACAGCTAGCGAAATACCAGGCGTACATAAATCAGCAGTAAGCAGAAGTGCTGAAAGTCAACGACAATTTAAATTGGagcagcctaaaagtatgcaataaaaatgtatttgctaCATGTGGCGATTAACATTAAAATGCTGCGGCCTGAAAGTATgctgcaaaaatttgaaagtgATGTGCAAGTTTTAGAAAACTGATCTTAGCTCAGTCATATCCTGTCGGATATTGACGGGACTTGTTGCAATCGATTCGTGGGATCGATATCTATCGATTGCCATCAAAAAACTATGGTGTTATCTAAGACTCCAATACTTGTAAAATTTCAGCTTCAGAGCGAGTAGAAAATGGTCGAAATTACAAAATCCTGAATATCTCACAAAGTAACAGGACGATTTGAATGTGCTTTGGTAGGTTTATAGCCctgttaaatataaattgattgacACTAATTTCAGTGTGATCCTGCCAAGGACTCTTGAGATATAGTTAATTTTCTACAGAGCAAAAAGTCCTTTTATCTCAGCCGTTTGAAGGACTTTCAAggatattattttagtttctGCATCTTTTCATAACCACCTACCGATTTGGAAAAGGACATCCGAATCATCCTTAAAATGGCGAAGTTATAGCGGAAAATCTGAAATTAGAGCGATTTTTCTATGCCACCCCcttggaaaaattttcgaaaatttttttagtataattttgCAAATCCTTGAATGCAAATCGATACTGCTGACCTCTGTGAATACAAAAACGCATGTCCCATCAAAATCATTTCAAGTCCTGCCGAGTTATATCTATATTTGGGATAACCATTCACTTTGGCGCAtcctcaaagtatgcaacaaaaaatgtatttgctgCACATTAAGAAGTTAGAAATTTTTGCCTATTTTGGCCATATTTCGTAACACATTTTGATAGGACTTGGTGCATTCGCTCCACGGGATCGATATCTATTGATAGATATCAATAAATATGGATCGCGAagttaaaaaactaaaatgacTCAATAATGAATGAATCAT
It encodes the following:
- the LOC132795987 gene encoding probable cytochrome P450 311a1; amino-acid sequence: MLISSNQQLIERVVAAFNQFSKCATNETFTMALLWLLFSLMFVLLLVWSKRELIFLGSSLAGPWAMPLLGNAQMVGKLKPEFIFLVFTELRERFNDTYRLWLGPQLWVFLHTAEETQQALHDPTLLKADTFQQLSPLIGNGLLISHGRYWATQRRLMTPAFQPQLLRSFAPAVAKHADRLLVRLKQTKGVAIEVTDHLFACLLDAIVDTSMGHQLNTQEQQQHSPIVSAFHRSGELLFKRMINPMLASDFVFKRTALWRELSAQLDVIHTLMEGVIEQRAKQLKQEEEEQEDEVQRKPRILLDALLSAPLSRQQIRDEVNTFVFAGVDTTTASMGFVLYALAKYPNVQRRLHVEVAKLPPGGAFNLDALNQLVYLDALIKEVLRHYTIVPSTGRQTTKTTTIGGRRYCAGVTLWINMYGLAHDASYFAAPYEFNPDRWLPDKQHKETPPPPPPYSYIPFSGGPHVCIGRKYSLLLMKLLTVRIVDSFHLQLADPLEEPVLMAQMVLRFRDGINIKFLPRNVEE